In a single window of the Ancylobacter polymorphus genome:
- a CDS encoding DUF2493 domain-containing protein, translating to MSAHDDHEPHHVSSPTDHLIQELQLHGHRPSEDERDQRPPPEDRHIEGAVADIFDALVATITDTSLDAELPDLLWSTVNMFHRAVDRIEQKLDDNEQAQKQLQREQDGSEVKSLELERLIDIGMNLIGRRDGMETFREAAADRYRIATGSPWTPRAGSRVNHRHLTASLIDSRDFLAARRRADSEVLVPVGPKIAFSGGDTADHRQIWAKLDQIHAKHPDMVLLHGGSPKGAEKIASLWADSRKVPQVAFKPDWTKHAKAAPFKRNDQMLNVVPIGVVIFPGTGIQDNLADKARKMGIPVYRFGTGGA from the coding sequence ATGAGCGCGCATGACGACCACGAGCCGCACCACGTCTCATCGCCGACCGACCACCTGATCCAGGAATTGCAGCTCCACGGCCATCGTCCCTCCGAGGACGAGCGCGACCAGCGCCCGCCACCGGAGGACCGCCACATCGAAGGCGCCGTTGCCGACATCTTCGATGCCCTGGTCGCAACGATCACCGACACCAGCCTCGATGCCGAGCTTCCCGATCTCCTCTGGTCGACCGTCAACATGTTCCACCGCGCCGTGGACCGGATCGAACAGAAGCTCGACGACAATGAGCAGGCCCAGAAGCAGCTTCAGCGCGAACAGGACGGCTCGGAGGTGAAGTCACTGGAGCTCGAGCGCCTGATCGACATCGGCATGAACCTGATCGGCCGGCGCGACGGCATGGAAACCTTCCGCGAGGCCGCCGCCGACCGCTACCGTATCGCCACCGGCTCGCCCTGGACGCCACGGGCCGGATCACGGGTCAACCATCGGCACCTCACCGCATCGCTGATCGACAGCCGGGATTTTCTCGCCGCCAGGAGGCGCGCGGATAGCGAGGTGCTCGTGCCCGTCGGGCCGAAGATCGCCTTCTCGGGCGGCGACACTGCCGATCACAGGCAGATCTGGGCCAAGCTCGATCAGATCCACGCCAAGCACCCGGACATGGTGCTGCTGCATGGCGGCTCGCCTAAAGGCGCCGAAAAGATCGCATCCCTCTGGGCCGACAGCCGCAAGGTGCCGCAGGTGGCCTTCAAGCCCGACTGGACGAAGCACGCCAAGGCGGCGCCCTTCAAGCGCAACGACCAGATGCTGAACGTGGTGCCGATCGGGGTCGTGATCTTTCCCGGCACCGGCATTCAGGACAATCTGGCCGACAAGGCCCGTAAGATGGGCATCCCGGTCTATCGCTTCGGAACTGGTGGCGCATAA